In the Puntigrus tetrazona isolate hp1 chromosome 19, ASM1883169v1, whole genome shotgun sequence genome, aattaagaAAGTAGTGGAAAGACATTAACTAATTGGTCAAATGGTGTGTGAACATTATAtatagggaaaaaaataatgccaTTAATATCATAACAGGACTAAACCgttctgaaacagatctttACATTGCTCTCTCCCATTTCAAGCAGTTCATGCTCAAAAACAACACCTTCTCCTTTCTAATTAACAACCACTGTTTCAAGTTCTAGGCTCTTTATTTCcacaaataagtgtttatacagtgtaagattttcttttcaagaaaaaTGGCATTAACATGGGATATAACGTAATAACATCAACCATAACCATTACTCACTACAAGTTAATGTAAATGAGTGCTGCATCTGCTCAAACggttttcactctttttttttaatgcgtcAACCTCAATCAGAAGTATGATGCTGAATCTATCACCATggttatttaaacaatttggTGACTAATATTGTCCCTGGTAAGAGAATCAAAAGGAGGATGCCAGCAGTTCGTAAATAAGTAAGCGAGAGATCGTGTTGGTTTTGCTTAAATAACGGTAAGTGACAGAACGAGCCAGAAAGGACGCAGATAGAAGGCTTTCAAGCATGCGCCTGCTGTTTCTGTTTGAAGTCTGTGATTCTGCTCTCCATTAAAGGGCGGAAGTGACGGATCAATCCCTGAGAACAAAGACATATAAATACaagttttatatacacatacatatatatacacatatatacaaaaattaagttaaacCTGAAATTCTGCCTTTACCTGAACTGGCCATGCGGCTCCGTCTCCCAAAGCGCAGATGGTGTGGCCCTCAATCTGCTTGCTGATCTCCCAGATCATGTCGATCTCTGCTGACTGTGCGTCCCCTTTCACAAAACGCCACATCATCTTATTCATCCAGTCCACTCCTGAAaggcacagaaaaaaacagagcGGTAAATATTTAGCGCAATGTATCATATTCACATGTAAATACTGACAACATTTCacattaatgtgaaaaaatactTACCCTCTCTGCAAGGAGTGCACTGGCCACAGCTCTCGTGCTTGTAGAATTCAATCAGACGGGCAATAGCTCGAATAACATCAGTCTGTGAAGAGGAAAGGAGCAAACCATTAAATCAGCagacaaaactttaaaaaacaatgaaccTGGCCTATTGTATTCcacttttgcatttgtaaaaaatgcttCTAGGAATTTAAAGTgaagaaaagggaagcagtatAGTGTTTCAAAGTGGCTCGTGTGCACAGAAACCACAAGTGTGTTACTgcactgtaacaaaaaaaaccttgaaatcctttgtttagtttagtcaactaaaatattccagttgtcatttaaattaacattaagtaacttaaCATTTCAAGTGgactaaactaaaaattttaCGTCAGTAAAGAATTTTAAGTTGAAccaactcattttattttacagtgtgtgggaatgtgttaaaaaataattaattacatgatgtgctaattaattaaatgaatcacaaatgaataaaaaaaaatacatttggacTGAGAAGTGAGATTGtttagttaaaagaaaaaaagcaattgaataaacattacaataaaatagatatattttactTCAAAACAGAATTACACAAACTGTTTATAGatgacatgaatgcatttacactaCAATTTTAATAccataaacaatattataagataaataggttttaaaagatttgaatatatatatatatatatatatatatatatatatatatatatatatatatatatatatatatatatatatatatatatatataaataataccaaaaatatACCATCAGTcttaaagtgtcatttaatcattcttaattcattcaaatggcTGATTCGTtcagaaaaaagtgaaaaagaaaaagtgaatcactgaatcatttactcaatcaATTTATTCACAAATGTGGATTCATTCAATAATGAAACATTGCTGTGTGCTGCTCTGAAACGAACAACATTTCTACTTTGACACCgttcagaattatttttgttgccaaaataatattgataatattaaaagtaattctTTTTACTGAACTGTCGTATAAAATCAATATCTCATTAGCAATCGTGCAGGTATTCAGGAACAAACAGCACCCTTGCTCCTGTGATATTGTCAACCATCAGCAACTACATACAACATACGATAATGTACATGTCTGGGCAGGGCAAGGTGTGTTAAATGCGTTAATGTATTTCTTCCAGAATTATTTCACCGAATAGATTTCACAAATCCACTTACTGATTTATCCATGACAATAAGTGCAGCTGTGCCAAGACCAGTCTGAGCCTGAATGAGGGCATCAAAATCCATGAGAACGGTGTCGCACACATGACGTGGGATTAGTGGCGTGGAAGAGCCACCGGGAATAACACACAGGAGATTATCCCAGCCGCCCCGGACACCACCTACAGAGGTCGTATCAGTTAAGTCTCAATAATGTTGAAGAATCATTTGAGCTTACGGATGGAGTGAGGTGTACCTGCATGTCTTTCAATCAGCTCTTTCAGAGGAATGGACATCTCTTCTTCCACCGTGCAGGGGTTGTTGACATGGCCCGAAATGTTGAAGAGCTTCGTGCCGGAGTTCCTCTCACGGCCGAAACTCAGAAACCACGTCCCGCCGCGACGGCAGATAGTTGGCGCCACAGCGACCGTCTCAACATTGGCAACAGTGGTCGGACAGCCAAACACACCTGTCCAATCGACCAGCGATcacaaatcacatttaaaacatgcagcGCGTACAAAATTaaatgcgtgcgtgtgtgtatatacgtacCCACGTCAGCAGGGAAAGGGGGTTTCAGACGAGGTTTTCCCTGTTTTCCCTCGATGGACTCGATCAGAGCAGTCTCTTCTCCACAGATGTACGCTCCTGCACCGCGCATCACAAACACGTCAAAATCGTAACCTGAGCCGCACGCGTTCTTGCCAATCAGCCCTGCCGCGTAGGCCTCGTTAATGGCCACCTGAGAGAAAGCACACATCAGGTCATTTCATCACTTCTTTAAACTACCATTTACtacatttactgaaataaaccCCTTTGCAGGGAACCTCTGGCATCcaataattactaataatgtTCGACAACACAGATGAATACACACCACATACAAAAATGAGATAATAAACACCATCATTAAATGCATGATTcgtgaatatttttattacttaactgaaagtattaaaatatttacaatttattttaatttatacaatttataaacgcatttacaatattatataattcacAGTATGTCTAATAGGCTATATTGTGTGACATTAATAACATACTACACTACTATTCGTGAAAAGTAATATGCTTACCTagcattcaattcaattttgttGAAAACAATCGCGCTGCTCAATATTTCTATGGAAactacaatgcatttttttcaggattttcagtgacgtaaaaaacaaaagagtttatttgaaatagaaatcatttCTAACATCgtaaatgtctttactctcaCTTGACTAGTTTAGTGTATCCAGgatgcattgttttaaaaaagaagaaagccatatacGCAtataggatggcttgggggcgAGCAAAATATGTggtcattataattttttggtgagctattcctttaatttacgcctataattctttaaaaaaaataaacttttgaatTGGAGTGTAATACgacaaaatgatatttattaatattgtttctagtattacatttattcatttagtattTCAATAGAGCCTATGATGCTTTAAAACGCTGCATCTATTTATTACGAGGGATCATCCTTCTTCTTCACCTGCAGGTTGGACGACTCATTGTAGAACTCTCCCCGGATGTAGATGTAGGCAGAACGTGCTCCCATGGCCCTGCCAGCCACCAGACAGCCCTCGATCAGCTTGTGAGGATCATTACGCATGATCTCTCTGTCCTTGCAGGTACCGGGCTCTCCTTCGTCAGCATTTACCACCAGATATTTAGGCCTGAGCGTGAAAAAAATGCTTCTGCGT is a window encoding:
- the ndufv1 gene encoding NADH dehydrogenase [ubiquinone] flavoprotein 1, mitochondrial; this translates as MLSCLGCPVLSRVLTSGASRAVVSGASRTSIAANTASPPNSKALVRYNSSTAQQETPKKTKFGPLADQDRIFTNLYGRHDWRLKGALRRGDWYKTKEILDKGVDWILNEIKVSGLRGRGGAGFPTGMKWSFMNKPSDGRPKYLVVNADEGEPGTCKDREIMRNDPHKLIEGCLVAGRAMGARSAYIYIRGEFYNESSNLQVAINEAYAAGLIGKNACGSGYDFDVFVMRGAGAYICGEETALIESIEGKQGKPRLKPPFPADVGVFGCPTTVANVETVAVAPTICRRGGTWFLSFGRERNSGTKLFNISGHVNNPCTVEEEMSIPLKELIERHAGGVRGGWDNLLCVIPGGSSTPLIPRHVCDTVLMDFDALIQAQTGLGTAALIVMDKSTDVIRAIARLIEFYKHESCGQCTPCREGVDWMNKMMWRFVKGDAQSAEIDMIWEISKQIEGHTICALGDGAAWPVQGLIRHFRPLMESRITDFKQKQQAHA